In Thermoanaerobaculia bacterium, the genomic stretch AGGCATATCCCGAACCCAGCGGCTGGATCCGGAAATAGGTGTAGCCGGATGCCGTCGCCGATGTCGTATCGGGGCCCACGGGCGATCCATACGTCGATCCGCTGGATGCGCTGTTGGAGGCCCAGACCTGGTATCCCGTTTCGCCCGCGTTCAGATCATCCCAGGAGAGGGTCACGGTGGACGAATCAATCCTCGAGACCGTCAGTCTGTCTGAGGTTCCATTGAAATCGAGTTCTTCCTTTACCTCGAAACCCCGTGTATAAGGGGTAGGATCGGAACCGTACGAATTGGACACGGTCAGGGACACCGTATAGGAACCGGAGTACGGATAAATGTAAGTTGGGGAAGCCTGGGAAGAGTAACCGAAACCGTCTCCAAAGCTCCAGCTGTACCCGGTCACGTTCCCGGCGGAATAGTTCCAGAACGTCGTGGAGGAACCGAGGCAGACCTCACATGCCTCTGTTGCACATTCGAAGAAACCGGCCGGGGACAGGACACCGATCGATGAGGGTAGGGAAGACCAGATTCCGTCGCTGGTAAGACCGGTGTAAACCGTGGTTCCTCCCGATGTTGAGGTCAATTCAAAACTCCCCGGCTCCACGGCCGGCAGGTCAGTTTTTACCCAGGCCCGCCCGTCCGATGATGAATCGGAGTAATAGACGCCTCCATCATTACCGTCAGTCGTATAGGAGTCATTCACTGCGGCAAGCACAAACTGGTTGATGGGATCCTGATAGAAGGCTGTGATCTTACCCGCATTTTCCCCGCCGGGGTAGATGGGCAGACCTTCGTTGGAGGGTACCCACTCCGCCCCCGAGGCCCAGCAGGCCGTATCCAGGCGATAAACCCCTTCGGAATAGCTGTCGGGAGCACCGTTGCCGACCCCGATCGACCCGAGGAGGACGGCTCCGGAATTCAATTCCAGGATGGCCCGAAAGTCCTCGCATGTATCGGGAATGGTGGCTCCACATTCTTGCCAGAATCCCAATGAGGGCTGATAATACCAGGCTGCCGCCGTGTTGATGCAGTCTCCCACCGCCCGGACGGAGGCAACCTGTTTTCCCGAGGAGCATCCCCAGGTAAAGCCGTTCAGGGCCCGTTTAAATCCATCCCCGTAGGCCACATCGGTCATCCCGTACCCTCCGGGGATTCCCGGAACCACATCCCAGGTTTCTCCGAAATCGGCGGAATGGAGGTCTCCATACTGGATATGGGAAGCCCGCATGTCCTCGTCATAAGAAGAGTACCGGAGTTCCGTCACTGATCCGATGTTGATATTGGAAGGATTAAAAGTTCCGAAGTAAGCCGAATCGTCATAATCGGCAAAGTAGATCCCGTTATCCTCGGTCCCGACAACAACCCGCGGCGCAAGTTCACCGATCGTGACGTTATCCACAGCCCAGAACCAGTCGTAGGTGGCATCGGTATAGTGAAAGGCTACCCGGAATCCCGTTCCCCTGTATGGTGTCAGATCAATCGTGGTTCTTCCGATAAAATCATCCCCGTTGTAGTCCATGACTGTAACCCAGTCCCCCACATCGTCCCCGCAGTTGCCGCCGGTGGCCGAGGAGCAGACTTTGACATAGCCATGCTCATTCCCCGAATAGGTATAGAAGAGATGACTGAAGGAAACGACAAGCTTCTGAGCCGATGAGGTATTCAGGTAGGGTGTAATCAGCCATTCATCCTGAGTGGCGCCCCCTCCCTCGCAATCGGAATCGGCGATCACATAAGGATCGGTAAAGAGATCAGGATAGTATTCATCTTCCTGTCGATCACAAACGGTTCCGTCAACCATCCAGGTCAATCCTGGCCCTCCCACAGCGCCTATACCACCATTAATAATGGTCCATGTCCCCGGAATCCCGCTGGAAAAATCTTCCTCCAGATATGTTGCCCCGGAGACTGTCTCCGTCACGGCGACGGAGGTCACGCTTTCCACCGGACAAAGGTTGCCTGCGGCAAGGTAGGGCCCCTTCGACCAGGGCTGAAAGGTATCCCCGCCGTCCCGGCTGATAAAGACGCCTTCGTTGGATGTGGCGGCGAAGACAAGGTTTGAATCGTCCGGGGAGACAGCGAGGCCCCGGATATGGGGAGGTACGTTGAAAAAGCCGCTGGCCGCCTGGAAGGGACAGGTCGGGTCGGTATAGTCGATATCGAGATAGGCGGAGAAGAGCCCCTGGGTCGCGTGGCCGGCAAAGATCTCTCCCCGGAAGAGAAATCCCGGGGCAAAGGCCGTACTCAGGACCTGGTTGTCCGGGAGGTCGCCTCTGTTGATCCGGTTCCAGGACCATCCGTAATATTCACTGGCCCAGAAAATTCCGCTTCCCCCCGCGGAAGAGCGAATCGTCGTCAGGACCATCTGGTCATTGACATACCCGGGGGACATTTTAAGGTCATCCACGTGGGTCGGAGAAGGCAGGGAACCGGTGATGTCGGTCCAGGTGTCCCCACCATTGATAGAATAGCGAATTCCGTCCGGGGCCCCCGGCCTCTCTTCCAGGCCGATAATGACCCGAGGATAGGTAGAAAACTGCGGGCTCAGCTCAATTTCCGCGACGTTCATTCCATAGGTGTCCGGGTAAACGAGCCATTCCCCGTTTTCATACTTGTAGAGGCCGTACTCCTGTCCCAGAACGCTGGTTACGGGGCGAAACCCGGCGTAGAGGGTCGGATTAGCATAATTACAATTGTCCGGAACCGCGAGGCTCAGGACCCTGGGATTGGGTATTGATCCGAGGAGGGTCCAGGTATCCCCCCGGTTGGGACTGCCATAGACTCCCTTTCCATAAGCAGAAACGTAGATATACGCTTCATTGGTCGGGTGAAGGACAATATCAGTGATGACCGCGTTGTCGAGCTCCCCGTTCAGGCCGTTCCTGTACCTCCAGGACCGGCCCCCATCGTCACTGCGCATGAGACCTTTTCCGAGGGTTGTCGCGTAGACCACCTGCTGGGCATAACATCCCTGCTCGTTATAATTGATCTGGGGCTTCACTTTCAGGATCGGGACCGTACCCCACGAGTCGGGGTCCCCGATCATCCGGTAAAAGTATCCGTTCTGGTTGTTGTTGCAGTTGATCGGATCCATATTTTTGTAAACACCGCCGATTCCCGATGCCGTGAAAACGGTTGTGTCCGAACTTCCGAAGTTGGGGCTGGGCGCGATATCGACGATGTTGTAATCCTTCAGATAACATCCAGATGAATTTCCCCGGACATTGGTCACGGCCCCCGACACGCTGGTTGGATTGAACCGCACGGGACCCTTTCCCGGTCCCCCCGCCCAGGCCGATCCGGAATTCCCGATCCCCAGGGCAGCGATCGATCCGCGGAACTGGGAAAAGCGCGAATACCCCACGATGTTGCAGTGCCAGGGGTCATCCACCCACCAGATCCCGCGGGGTGTGCCGGCGGAGATCCGGTACCTGGACGCACTGGAATCATAGTAATAGTCCACTGCGGTAAAAGGCTGATTGGGAGGAAAGTTACAGATTCTTTGAAAGGTCGGACTTGAATCGAGATCAATGGAGTAATAGACTCCCTGTCCGATACCGGATGCATTGGTGGTGGTGCCGACGATGGCGAACCCGGATTCATGGAAGGCCACAGAGGGAAAAGATACGTCATCCGGTGTGCCCGTGGCCTGCCACCATCCGTTGTCCTGTGGATCCGGCATCACGTAAACAGTCGATGGATGCTGGCTGTCTCCGACTCTCCCGCGGGCACCGGCAACGACCTTGTGCTTCCCCGTCGAAGTATCCTGGGCCGAGGCGATGGAAAGGATATCGAGATTGATCAATCCTCCCGCTCCTCCCATGATGTTGTACGGCTGCCATAGATCGTTGATAAATTCCTGCCGGAGAACTCCCGCGCCGATCGTGCTCATGTACGTCAGCCAGGTGCCCAGGTAACCGTCGTAGATCATTGTCAGATCTGTGGGTGTGTAGGAAAGGTCAATCGAATCCAGCCCGAAACCGTCAAGGTACCAGTTTTGCCCGTAGTCCGGGCTGTAGTAGACCAGGCCGGATAGCGTGGCCGCCTTGACGTAGTTGGGACAACAGTCATTGGCCCAGGCAAGGGCGACGACCTGGAGATCCCCCAGCCCGTTGTTTCGTTCGCTCCAGCAGACACCGTCGGTTGAATAGTAGACCCCCGACCCGTTGGTCGCCACATAGATATCGCCCGAGCTCCCGTTCCAGCCGATTACCAGTACATCCGTAATATCCCCCTGGATGTCGGCCCGCTGGACCCAACCCTGCGCAGAGAGCATCCCTGAAATACCAATAAGAAACAGCGCCAGAAAAGCCTTTTTCATGGCCATCTCCTTTTCTCCTCCAGGTATCCGGTACCCGGGGAGAGACTCGACCCCGCACCTCATTCCTACGGGGTCGACACATACCAGACTCGAGTTCCACCACAAACCCGTGTCGGGGTTGACCCCGACATTTCTACCATACGGCCTTTTACCTCGAAATTGTGTGACGGTGATCACACCCGGGGTCACCCGCTGTTGTTATGAATTCATTGTATCACGGGGCCCGTCATCCCTTGACTTTTCCATTTCATGGTGATAGGATCCAAAGGGTGTTGAAAGTGGGCGTGACGCCCACTTTTTTCTTTCTTACGAGGAGTCTATGCTGCCTGAAAAGGTAATGAGGGAAATGAAGGAGGCCGTAAGGGACCTCGGGTATGATCTCGTCCACGTCGAGTGGAAGGGCGGGAGAGGCCGGGGAGTGCTCCGTCTCTTCATTGAGCGGGATGAGGGCATTACCCTGAGTGACTGTGAGCGGGTATCCCGTGAAATCTCGGCCCTTCTGGATGTCCTCGATCCCATTTCCCATTCCTACAGCCTGGAAGTATCCTCACCGGGCGTGGAACGCCCCATCTTTCATGAAAGTGAATATCCAAAATTTGTCGGACGTCCCATGAAGGTAACCCTCACGGAAGCCGTGGAGGGAACACGGGTCCTTCACGCCACGCTGGAAAGCTGTAAAAAGGAAACGCTGACCTTTCGCCGTTCTTCCGGCACCCTGACCGTACCCAAACGTATAGTCCGCGCGTCCCGGCTTCTGGGACCGTGGGAGGAGGTTGATTAACCATGGATCTCATTTATGCCATCAAGGAGACCGCTCGCGAGAAGGATCTGGACGTTGAGCTGATCATCCATGCCCTGGAAGACGCGATGGCCGCGGCCGCTCGTCGATTCCACCGCATCAAGGGAAGAGTGGTGGCCCATCATGATCCGGAAAAGAACATCTTCAAGGTGTTCCACGTCAAGGATGTGGTGGACGAGGTAGAAGACCCCGTGGAGCAGATTTCCCTGGAAGATGCACAGAAGGATGATCCCGGCCTCAAGGCGGGTGATCTCTGGAAAGAGGAGCTGGAGACCACGGGCCTGGGAAGAATTGCGGCCCAGACAGCCAAACAGGTACTCTTTCAGAGAATCCGGGACGCCGAACGCTCCAAGATTGCTGAAGAGTACAACCAGAAGATTGGAGATCTCATTACCGGCTCGGTGAAACGCTTTGAAAAGGGTGAAATTGTCGTGGACCTTGGAAAGGCCGAGGGGAAAATCACACGGGAAGACCAGTCCCGCATGGAGCGATGGTCCATCGGAGAACGAATCCGAGCCGTCGTGGTTGGCATTTCCCCCAAACCGTCGGGTCCACAGGTCCTCCTTTCCCGAACCGATTCCCGGCTCCTCATCCGGCTCATGGAGATGGAAGTTCCCGAAATTTACGATGGCACGGTCATTATCAAGAATGCCGTACGGGAAGCCGGTGAGCGTGCCAAGGTTGCCGTGTTTTCCCGGGACCGGGACGTGGATCCCGTTGGAGCCTGCGTGGGGATGAAGGGAGGACGCGTTCAGGCCGTAACCCGGGAGCTTCGCGGGGAAAAGATTGACGTTATCCCCTTTGCGGAAGATATTGTCACCTATGCCCAGAACGCCCTCGCCCCGGCCAAGATCAATCGCGTACTTGTAAAGGGTATGGGGCAGTCGGAAAAACAGCTCGATGTTGTTGTGGATGACGAACAGCTTTCTCTGGCCATCGGGAAGAAAGGTCAGAACGTCAGGCTGGCATCACAACTTATCAGTGTGAGGATAGAAATCAAGAGCGAACATCAGGTTAAAGAGGAGGTATCCGAAGCTCTGGCACGGATTATTCAGGGCCAGGAAATCGATGAAGAAGAGGAGGGAGCCAGTGACCTCACTCTGATTCCCGGTGTCGGACCCTCCATAGCAGAAAAGCTCATCGATGCCGGATATCCCACGATCGAAAGCCTCCTGGAAACCGATGCCGAGACCCTTGCGGGGATCGAAGGGATTGGAATGACCAAGGCTCAAAAGATTCTTGACGCTATTGAA encodes the following:
- a CDS encoding choice-of-anchor J domain-containing protein produces the protein MKKAFLALFLIGISGMLSAQGWVQRADIQGDITDVLVIGWNGSSGDIYVATNGSGVYYSTDGVCWSERNNGLGDLQVVALAWANDCCPNYVKAATLSGLVYYSPDYGQNWYLDGFGLDSIDLSYTPTDLTMIYDGYLGTWLTYMSTIGAGVLRQEFINDLWQPYNIMGGAGGLINLDILSIASAQDTSTGKHKVVAGARGRVGDSQHPSTVYVMPDPQDNGWWQATGTPDDVSFPSVAFHESGFAIVGTTTNASGIGQGVYYSIDLDSSPTFQRICNFPPNQPFTAVDYYYDSSASRYRISAGTPRGIWWVDDPWHCNIVGYSRFSQFRGSIAALGIGNSGSAWAGGPGKGPVRFNPTSVSGAVTNVRGNSSGCYLKDYNIVDIAPSPNFGSSDTTVFTASGIGGVYKNMDPINCNNNQNGYFYRMIGDPDSWGTVPILKVKPQINYNEQGCYAQQVVYATTLGKGLMRSDDGGRSWRYRNGLNGELDNAVITDIVLHPTNEAYIYVSAYGKGVYGSPNRGDTWTLLGSIPNPRVLSLAVPDNCNYANPTLYAGFRPVTSVLGQEYGLYKYENGEWLVYPDTYGMNVAEIELSPQFSTYPRVIIGLEERPGAPDGIRYSINGGDTWTDITGSLPSPTHVDDLKMSPGYVNDQMVLTTIRSSAGGSGIFWASEYYGWSWNRINRGDLPDNQVLSTAFAPGFLFRGEIFAGHATQGLFSAYLDIDYTDPTCPFQAASGFFNVPPHIRGLAVSPDDSNLVFAATSNEGVFISRDGGDTFQPWSKGPYLAAGNLCPVESVTSVAVTETVSGATYLEEDFSSGIPGTWTIINGGIGAVGGPGLTWMVDGTVCDRQEDEYYPDLFTDPYVIADSDCEGGGATQDEWLITPYLNTSSAQKLVVSFSHLFYTYSGNEHGYVKVCSSATGGNCGDDVGDWVTVMDYNGDDFIGRTTIDLTPYRGTGFRVAFHYTDATYDWFWAVDNVTIGELAPRVVVGTEDNGIYFADYDDSAYFGTFNPSNINIGSVTELRYSSYDEDMRASHIQYGDLHSADFGETWDVVPGIPGGYGMTDVAYGDGFKRALNGFTWGCSSGKQVASVRAVGDCINTAAAWYYQPSLGFWQECGATIPDTCEDFRAILELNSGAVLLGSIGVGNGAPDSYSEGVYRLDTACWASGAEWVPSNEGLPIYPGGENAGKITAFYQDPINQFVLAAVNDSYTTDGNDGGVYYSDSSSDGRAWVKTDLPAVEPGSFELTSTSGGTTVYTGLTSDGIWSSLPSSIGVLSPAGFFECATEACEVCLGSSTTFWNYSAGNVTGYSWSFGDGFGYSSQASPTYIYPYSGSYTVSLTVSNSYGSDPTPYTRGFEVKEELDFNGTSDRLTVSRIDSSTVTLSWDDLNAGETGYQVWASNSASSGSTYGSPVGPDTTSATASGYTYFRIQPLGSGYACGNGPVGGSW
- a CDS encoding ribosome maturation factor RimP; the encoded protein is MLPEKVMREMKEAVRDLGYDLVHVEWKGGRGRGVLRLFIERDEGITLSDCERVSREISALLDVLDPISHSYSLEVSSPGVERPIFHESEYPKFVGRPMKVTLTEAVEGTRVLHATLESCKKETLTFRRSSGTLTVPKRIVRASRLLGPWEEVD
- the nusA gene encoding transcription termination factor NusA, whose product is MDLIYAIKETAREKDLDVELIIHALEDAMAAAARRFHRIKGRVVAHHDPEKNIFKVFHVKDVVDEVEDPVEQISLEDAQKDDPGLKAGDLWKEELETTGLGRIAAQTAKQVLFQRIRDAERSKIAEEYNQKIGDLITGSVKRFEKGEIVVDLGKAEGKITREDQSRMERWSIGERIRAVVVGISPKPSGPQVLLSRTDSRLLIRLMEMEVPEIYDGTVIIKNAVREAGERAKVAVFSRDRDVDPVGACVGMKGGRVQAVTRELRGEKIDVIPFAEDIVTYAQNALAPAKINRVLVKGMGQSEKQLDVVVDDEQLSLAIGKKGQNVRLASQLISVRIEIKSEHQVKEEVSEALARIIQGQEIDEEEEGASDLTLIPGVGPSIAEKLIDAGYPTIESLLETDAETLAGIEGIGMTKAQKILDAIEDLEEIEVEDEEE